In Helianthus annuus cultivar XRQ/B chromosome 8, HanXRQr2.0-SUNRISE, whole genome shotgun sequence, a single genomic region encodes these proteins:
- the LOC110870576 gene encoding uncharacterized mitochondrial protein AtMg00810-like, translating into MACLLLYVDDIILTASSDALLQRIIKPLTTEFKMTDLGDLHHFLGIAVQKQSSGLFLSQSTYAAYILTHANMSNCNPVNTPVEVGSKLSADSGVLLLDGSLYRSLAGALQYLTITRPDIFYAVQQVCLFMHASREPHFQFLKRILRYIKGTISQGLQISPSPSYKLTTYSDADWGGCPDSRRSTSGYCVYMGPNLISWSSKRQSTISRSSAEAEYRGVANTVAELS; encoded by the coding sequence ATGGCTTGCTTACTCttatatgtggatgatataatccTAACTGCTTCTAGTGACGCCCTACTACAACGTATCATCAAGCCTTTAACAACTGAATTTAAAATGACCGATCTTGGTGACTTGCACCACTTTCTTGGTATAGCTGTTCAAAAACAGTCATCAGGCTTGTTCTTATCACAATCTACTTATGCCGCCTATATTTTAACCCATGCGAACATGTCGAACTGTAACCCGGTTAACACTCCTGTCGAAGTGGGTTCCAAACTTAGTGCCGATAGTGGAGTTTTATTATTAGATGGGTCCTTATATAGAAGTTTGGCTGGTGCTTTACAATACCTCACCATAACCAGACCCGACATATTTTATGCAGTTCAACAGGTCTGTTTGTTTATGCATGCTTCTAGGGAACCACATTTTCAGTTTCTGAAACGGATACTTCGTTATATCAAAGGCACCATATCTCAAGGCCTACAGATTTCTCCCTCTCCATCCTATAAGCTGACTACTTATTCTGATGCGGATTGGGGAGGGTGTCCCGACTCTCGTCGGTCTACCTCCGGATATTGTGTTTATATGGGTCCCAATTTGATTTCATGGTCTTCTAAAAGACAGTCTACCATCTCTAGATCCAGTGCCGAAGCGGAATACAGAGGCGTTGCTAACACTGTAGCCGAACTCAGCTAG